In Raphanus sativus cultivar WK10039 unplaced genomic scaffold, ASM80110v3 Scaffold0014, whole genome shotgun sequence, one genomic interval encodes:
- the LOC108837558 gene encoding F-box protein SKIP17-like, translating into MSLSSCWSRPKQKSVENKTLPMISLTDPPPTRPAQNPNTNPSSVQADSIISSLLSFPSSTPFSIACSFDRELENALASASDDASVQDRLLNRTIYLASVLLESTKRRFRERASAHNALSWVLPPELTVKVFSKLDTKSLMQVAACCTVFNKCAMDRSSYAHIDLTTATRQADNEVVCTMIHRAGKELRSIKLGHVIRRYGPEPNPMCFNGPFLYSLSYNYGFLGRQLRSLRLYNIGPMNYNSLSNVLSVCSSLTDLRIVGSCVFTHLFMTLSKKCRLIEHLCLVSSHPVGTIDASAGSHLIELVTKSPYLTSLTLVGFQLTNEMARNIVENSRRLKYLNLSRSPKINGHFLRDLGNSCKESPLKTLIMRNCVKLEETEVLELCNSLMKGNFKFIRHIDVSSNNGLVSDGGVRSRSYNPTFPLEKLKEERPDVTLVADFPLERSGKRYLVEGDDEELREIEMMEAKNDEVDDDDDDDSFDDDDD; encoded by the exons ATGAGCTTATCATCTTGTTGGAGTCGCCCTAAGCAAAAATCTGTAGAAAATAAAACTCTTCCAATGATCAGTCTCACGGATCCTCCTCCGACAAGACCCGCCCAAAACCCTAACACTAACCCTAGCTCCGTCCAAGCCGATTCGATAATCTCATCGCTCCTTTCATTTCCCTCTTCCACTCCTTTCTCCATCGCCTGCTCCTTCGATCGTGAGCTCGAGAACGCTCTCGCCTCTGCTTCAGACGACGCCTCTGTTCAGGATCGTCTCCTGAATCGAACTATCTATCTCGCGTCGGTTCTTCTAGAATCCACTAAACGACGCTTCCGCGAGAGAGCTTCTGCTCACAACGCCCTTTCGTGGGTCCTCCCTCCCGAACTCACAGTCAAG GTGTTTTCGAAGCTTGATACAAAGTCTTTGATGCAAGTGGCGGCGTGCTGCACCGTGTTTAACAAATGTGCTATGGATCGTTCCTCTTACGCCCACATCGACTTGACTACAGCTACCAGACAAGCTGATAACGAAGTTGTATGTACCATGATCCATCGTGCTGGTAAAGAACTCAG ATCCATCAAGCTTGGTCATGTTATTCGGCGATATGgacctgaacctaatccaatgTGTTTTAATGGACCTTTTCTTTACTCACTCTCCTATAATTATGGTTTTCTTGG GAGGCAATTGAGAAGCCTACGGCTTTACAATATCGGACCGATGAACTACAATTCATTAAGCAACGTGTTGTCAGTTTGTTCGAGTCTCACTGATCTGAGGATTGTTGGATC TTGTGTATTTACGCATCTATTTATGACCCTGTCAAAAAAATGTCGTCTGATAGAGCACCTGTGCTTAGTGAGCTCTCACCCCGTAG GTACAATAGACGCGTCAGCAGGTTCACACTTGATAGAGTTGGTGACCAAGTCCCCCTACTTAACTTCTCTAACACTCGTAGGTTTTCAACTAACCAATGAAATGGCCCGAAATATTGTTGAG AATTCTCGAAGACTGAAGTATCTGAATTTGTCCAGATCGCCTAAAATCAATGGTCATTTTTTGAG GGATTTGGGAAATAGCTGCAAAGAGAGTCCACTTAAGACTCTAATAATGCGCAACTGCGTTAAACTAGAGGAG ACAGAAGTCTTGGAACTTTGTAACTCCTTAATGAAAGGAAACTTCAAATTCATTCGTCAcatt GATGTTTCAAGCAACAACGGCTTAGTTTCTGATGGTGGCGTGAGATCTAGATCTTACAACCCTAC GTTTCCTCTGGAGAAGCTGAAAGAAGAAAGACCAGATGTGACACTTGTGGCGGATTTTCCATTAGAAAG GTCAGGGAAGCGTTATCTTGTGGAAGGGGATGACGAAGAGCTGAGGGAGATAGAGATGATGGAAGCCAAGAACGATgaagttgatgatgatgatgatgacgactcGTTTGACGATGACGATGATTGA